In Thermothelomyces thermophilus ATCC 42464 chromosome 4, complete sequence, a single genomic region encodes these proteins:
- a CDS encoding Isochorismatase hydrolase-like protein, with amino-acid sequence MSLPFTINPSAIPMVPTRKALMILDLQNDFVSPDGALYTGDPGGYVERILELAKAFRDSGAGDVIWVRTEFERNCALVGDCPPIITADVMIRENKAASARARGRQPTSATHETAAMEKDEEAFLSVGTAKDKKPCVRKGTEGAEFAPQVKAAVVAGRDIVFTKTHYSAFASGQQQLVQMLRGRFVTQMYICGALTNISIYATALGAGQHGYEVTLVEDCCGYRSMVRHLNAVRQLDRLAGCQAISFDSLVEQLRPPAPAAAPSLSTGLSPSISKISLDLDGGSRENPPPASSSPPVPEAKPASPHAAPDKPRRGSSTHGSRKGERKRPLQEEEEEEEEEKEEEEEKEEEKEEEEKDTERQRTEHPPKAKRSELQSSKGPVLPPGTESTQAEQPRVITRVEQLPVRRAQSQQQQQQQQQQQQQEPTATTTTATTTTTTTTTTTTSPPPSDPAIADESSAREPAEPKSEVRSAAPSRIPVPPEPTSQDSMAERQLTPQCGEPLCEGDTHVITNVLPPALAADAFDRLLEEVSWAGMSHMGGEVPRRIAVQGAVADDGSMPVYRHPADESPPLLPFSPTVMQIKAEVEKHLGHPLNHVLIQHYRTGNDYISEHSDKTLDIVPGSFIANLSLGAERTMVFRTKRLPGDQHRAQRPGGPTATPPTPTPPRPAAPQQQQQAQRRQTQRAALPHNSLLRMGLRTNAAWLHAIRQDRRADRDKTDAERAFGGARISLTFRRIGTFIDADHARIWGQGATAKTRPAARPVVNGQTDQAVRLLKAFGAENNRGAPGDAGADAGFDWTEWYGDGFDVLHMGTPKRFLPSSSPAAAVGNLSVALALAELGVGCAKGSVEGELRFEDNDPARTVVGGGPAVVLPYLDAVYGPGRRYDQMLPARVAKRVARLHRALDLPRKWRAALAQAQAQAEIEAEAGGGAGAGAGASASSEQEEAGAAAAAAAAASGTGGGERRTGVGAFYIAGGAQPSPADFALWPALHDMVRACGEELLGEKLRRYYLAFKERSSVAKALGQLKEE; translated from the exons ATGTCGTTGCCTTTCACCATCAACCCGTCGGCGATCCCCATGGTGCCGACCCGGAAGGCGCTCATGATATTGGACCTGCAGAATGACTTTGTGTCTCCGGACGGGGCGCTGTATACAGGGGACCCCGGGGGTTATGTCGAGCGCATCTTGGAGCTGGCCAAGGCTTTCCGCGACTCGGGCGCCGGCGATGTCATCTGGGTGCGCACCGAGTTCGAGCGCAACTGCGCTCTGGTGGGCGACTGCCCCCCGATCATCACCGCGGACGTCATGATCCGCGAGAACAAGGCGGCATCGGCGCGTGCGCGTGGACGCCAACCGACGTCGGCCACGCACGAGACGGCGGCCATGGAGAAGGACGAGGAGGCCTTCCTCAGCGTCGGTACCGCCAAGGACAAGAAGCCGTGCGTGCGAAAGGGCACCGAGGGGGCCGAGTTCGCCCCTCAGGTGAAGGCGGCCGTGGTGGCCGGCCGGGATATCGTGTTCACCAAGACGCACTACAGCGCCTTCGCGTcggggcagcagcagctggTGCAGATGCTCCGGGGACGCTTCGTGACCCAGATGTACATATGCGGCGCGCTGACCAACATCAGCATCTACGCGACGGCCCTGGGCGCGGGCCAGCACGGCTACGAAGTCACGCTGGTCGAGGACTGCTGCGGCTACCGGAGCATGGTGCGCCACCTCAACGCCGTCCGCCAGCTCGACCGCTTGGCCGGTTGCCAGGCCATCAGCTTCGACAGTCTTGTCGAACAGCTGCGAcctcccgcccccgccgccgccccgagCCTGTCCACGGGTCTCTCTCCGTCCATTTCCAAGATCTCGCTCGATCTCGACGGTGGATCCCGGGAGAATCCGCCCCCCGCATCATCCTCCCCACCCGTTCCCGAGGCCAAGCCTGCTTCGCCGCACGCGGCGCCGGACAAACCCCGCCGCGGGTCCTCGACGCACGGTAGCCGCAAAGGGGAAAGAAAACGGCCCCtgcaagaagaagaagaagaggaagaggaagagaaagaggaagaagaagaaaaggaagaagaaaaggaagaagaagaaaaggacACGG AAAGGCAAAGAACTGAGCACCCTCCCAAGGCGAAGCGGAGCGAGTTGCAGAGCTCAAAAGGTCCGGTCCTCCCCCCCGGGACCGAGAGCACACAAGCTGAACAACCCAGGGTCATAACTCGGGTCGAGCAGCTGCCTGTCCGACGAGCGCagtcgcagcagcagcagcagcagcagcagcaacaacaacaacaagagccgacggcgacgacgacaacggcgaccacgacgacgaccacgacgacaacgacgacgacgtcccCCCCGCCGTCAGATCCCGCCATCGCAGACGAGTCATCCGCTCGAGAACCAGCGGAGCCGAAATCCGAGGTCCGTTCCGCCGCTCCATCGCGCATTCCCGTGCCGCCGGAACCGACATCGCAGGACAGCATGGCTGAGCGACAGCTGACCCCTCAATGTGGCGAACCTCTGTGTGAGGGCGACACGCATGTCATCACCAACGTCCTCCCCCCCGCCCTCGCGGCCGACGCCTTTGACCGTCTGCTGGAGGAAGTCAGCTGGGCCGGCATGTCGCACATGGGCGGGGAGGTGCCGCGCCGCATCGCCGTGCagggcgccgtcgccgacgacggcagcATGCCCGTCTACCGACACCCGGCCGACGAGTCCCCCCCTCTGCTCCCATTCTCCCCCACCGTAATGCAGATCAAGGCCGAAGTGGAGAAACACCTGGGCCACCCGCTCAACCACGTTCTCATCCAGCACTACCGGACGGGCAACGACTACATCAGCGAGCACAGCGACAAGACGCTGGATATCGTCCCCGGCAGCTTCATCGCCAACCTCAGCCTGGGCGCCGAGCGCACCATGGTCTTCCGCACCAAGCGCCTGCCGGGGGACCAGCACCGCGCCC AGCGGCCAGGAGGACCAACAGCAAcaccaccaacaccaacaccaCCAAGACCAGCAGCAccgcaacaacaacaacaagccCAGCGGCGCCAGACCCAACGCGCCGCGCTGCCGCACAACTCGCTGCTGCGGATGGGCCTGCGCACCAACGCGGCCTGGCTGCACGCCATCCGCCAGGACCGGCGCGCCGACCGCGACAAGACGGACGCCGAGCGCGCCTTCGGCGGCGCCCGCATCAGCCTCACCTTCCGCCGCATCGGCACCTTCATCGACGCCGACCACGCCCGCATCTGGGGCCAGGGCGCCACCGCCAAGACCcgccccgccgcccgcccCGTCGTCAACGGCCAGACCGACCAGGCCGTCCGCCTGCTCAAGGCCTTTGGCGCCGAGAACAACCGCGGCGCCCCGGGCGATGCCGGCGCCGATGCCGGGTTCGACTGGACCGAGTGGTACGGCGACGGGTTCGACGTCCTGCACATGGGCACGCCCAAGCGCTTCCTGCCCTCGTCGTCCCCGGCCGCCGCGGTGGGAAACCTGTCGGTCgcgctggcgctggccgAGCTCGGCGTCGGCTGCGCCAAGGGCAGCGTCGAGGGCGAGCTCCGGTTCGAGGACAACGACCCGGCCCGGacggtcgtcggcggcggtccCGCCGTCGTGCTGCCCTACCTCGACGCCGTCTACGGCCCCGGCCGCCGGTACGACCAGATGCTGCCGGCCCGCGTCGCCAAGCGGGTCGCGCGTCTCCACCGCGCCCTCGACCTGCCGCGCAAGTGGCGCGCCGCGCTGGCTCAGGCTCAGGCTCAGGCCGAgatcgaggccgaggccgggggcggggccggggccggggccggggcgaGCGCTTCTTCCGAGCAG gaggaggcgggtgctgctgc